One segment of Plasmodium relictum strain SGS1 genome assembly, chromosome: 3 DNA contains the following:
- the PRPF8 gene encoding pre-mRNA-processing-splicing factor 8, putative, whose protein sequence is MKNNQACEQSSDKNDNSNNIINSTQNNEDHEKTVMNNYSEENKMDELNSSFNLKNEKLSNEEKNDNIYYADDINNNKHDNFNDANNKDDAENISMNNSYSSKNINNQEPNTNISSKHINNTNLQGQFPILRNSNLPNATTNYNDTQNNANMHYNIQQSKNVNSDINNLPENMKNILPNVNNFSPNINSFAQNADNYPPSPNSSTIPNLTSSIPNIFPNMNNMTGNEKNIPSNMSNIPLNIKSMPPNMNAFPPNMSYLPPNMSNLPPNMSNLPPNMSNLPPNMSNLPPNMNNLPPNMSNLPPNMSNLPPNMNNLPPNMSNLPPNMSNLPPNMNYLPPNAPNLPINMSNFMPNMMNLPPYMMKMPNMKVKNNKMSNTPTNSIDNANIKNINSVNNYNSYQNITPIQFNNRPYMQSNPNMNIAGQGLSASYYLPSNTYLSNFNMMNNNEVTQMPNNPSSQIYFYQQLKSEEDIFPSDDKEEEMHEEKKENEEREGDYIKNEKRKYKKHYEEDLDMKNNKIESVSDKNIHESKVFSIIKEKARKWKMLNSKKYSKKKKFGVVEEKEEMPCEHLRKIVKEHGDMSNKKYRYDKRVYLGALKYIPHAVYKLLENIPMPWEQIKNTKVIYHITGAITFVNEIFVVIDPLYIAQWGTMWIMMRREKRDRKHFKRMRFPPFDDEEPPLDYADNILDIEPLECIQMKLDKEEDKSVIDWFYESKPLLYNKNHINGTSYKKYKLTLEQMGVLYRLGNQLFSDFQDDNYFYLFNLKSFYTAKALNMAIPGGPKFEPLYRDIYEDDEDWNEFNDINKIIIRQQIRTEYKIAFPYLYNNRPRKIAVSKYHTPMCVYIKLEDIDLPPFYFDLIINPIPSYKIRKFNNKDKNKTSFDFYLTYIRREIYYEDVLGNEKDIEEGKNKNMRKTHSDEEEDDYDSNSNNSSDVGYYTKGKNKKRKKEKGEKETKKYKNKKVIKKHKEKEEKEIKKNKKGYNSNYEMSDHDSDLENHRHKKNSNTNMTGSDSVDNSDTNVSSNKYNNSNNVSIKTSKYKDEHYELDSTLENNSCDNNPKKYYKKNKKRKHSYNDNENKDQDEDDSKLRKKEEKKKKKKMIIKKVEYGILPLLHNYPLYTERTINGIQLYHAPYPFNKKCGYTRRGIDIPLVQSWFKEHISTKYPVKVRVSYQKLLKCWVLNHLHSKRPKSMKKKYLFRIFKSTKFFQCTEMDWVEVGLQVCRQGYNMLNLLIHRKNLNYLHLDYNFNLKPVKTLTTKERKKSRFGNAFHLCREILRLTKSIVDSHVQYRLGNIDAYQLADGIQYIFSHVGQLTGMYRYKYRLMRQVRMCKDLKHLIYYRFNTGSVGKGPGCGFWAPLWRVWIFFLRGVIPLLERWLSNLLARQFEGRVSKGIAKTVTKQRVESHFDLELRAAVMHDIIDMIPAGLKNNKSKARLILQHLSEAWRCWKANIPWKVVGLPLPVENMIIRYIKLKADWWINATYYNRERIKRGATVDKTVCKKNLGRLTRLWLKAEQERQHEYLKDGPYVSGEEAVALYTTAIHWFESRKFTHIPFPPLNYKHDTKLLILALEKLKETFTVKNRLNQSQREELGFIEQAYDNPYETLSRIKRHLLTQRAFKEISISFLDLYTHLVPVYEVDPLEKITDAYLDQYLWYEGDLRNLFPNWVKPSDNEPQPLLVYKMCQGINNLHNIWETKNNECVVMLQTQFNKIYEKIDLTLLNRLLRLIVDHNIADYITAKNNTNITFKDMNHINSFGIIRGLQFSSFVFQYYAIIIDLLILGLTRAYDIAGPYNDVNQFLSFQNVHIETRHPIRLYCRYVDKIWILFKFTNEESKDLIQKFLTENPDPNNENVVGYNNKTCWPRDCRMRKMKHDVNLGRATFWEIQNRIPRSLTSLDWDHYNTFVSVYSRDNPNLLFSIAGFEVRILPKIRQLSYGLNIYTSYINEYNKKELNGGEKGNDNNLKNNEENSYEKNVVISSSGKEGTWKLQNEVTKEITAEAYLKVSENSMKRFENRVRQILMSSGSTTFTKIANKWNTTLIGLMTYFREAVLDTEELLDLLVKCENKIQTRIKIGLNSKMPSRFPPVVFYTPKELGGLGMLSMGHILIPESDLRYMKQTDNGKITHFRAGLSHEEDQLIPNLYRYISTWESEFLESQRVWCEYALKRNECHNQNKKITLEDLEDSWDKGIPRINTLFQKDRHTLAYDKGWRIRQLFKQYQIIKSNPFWWTNQRHDGKLWNLNNYRTDMIQALGGVEGILEHTLFKGTFFPTWEGLFWEKASGFEESMKYKKLTNAQRSGLNQIPNRRFTLWWSPTINRANVYVGFQVQLDLTGIFMHGKIPTLKISLIQIFRAHLWQKIHESLVMDICQVFDLNCDLLDIETVQKETIHPRKSYKMNSSCADILLFANYKWGISKPSLLSDEDNIFSNNTEVKANNPLSFSSYPYTSNQYWIDIQLRWGDFDSHDIERYSRAKFLDYTTDNLSIYPCLTGVLIGIDLAYNLYSAYGNWFNNLKPLMQKALQKIIQSNPSLYVLRERIRKGLQLYSSEPTEPYLNTQNYNELFSSQTIWFVDDTNVYRVTIHKTFEGNLTTKPINGAIFILNPKTGQLFLKIIHTSVWIGQKRLSQLAKWKTAEEVASLIRSLPIEEQPKQIIVTRKGMLDPLEVHLLDFPNIIIKGTELNLPFQALLKLNKIGDLILKATQPQMLLFNLYDDWLNNISSFTAFSRLILILRSLHINPQQTKILLQPNKNIITQPHHIWPSFNNNQWIHLEVQLKDLILNDYSKRNNVHIASLTQNEIRDILLGMEITPPSIQRQQIAELEKNNLDNIEQQMKVTTSKTTTKHGNEIIVSTLSPHEQQTFTTKTDWKIRYLANSSLLFRTKNIYVNNALKNTNPDNITSINSINDYTYVIAKNLLEKFICISDLKIQVGGFLYGSSPPDNSYVKEIKCILIPPQIGNYQSVTLSNYLPSSKYLENLEILGWIHTQTTNCSNTSNHLTTYDMVTHLSFLQECKMKTSKKKSEGNVSDEEAADDINEDNVELCKTWDKNKTIILTCSFTPGSCTINAYKLTEEGYSFAKNKKNSSDLYAFPNINNLYEQVQILLSNVFVGFFLIPEDNIWNYNLMGIKFNNNQKYSAQLDIPQPFYADIHRPNHFLQFSLLDQHDGDEADIETSFI, encoded by the exons atgaaaaacaatCAAGCATGTGAGCAATCCTCAGATAAGAATGAT aatagtaataatattataaattctaCACAAAATAATGAGGATCACGAAAAAACTGTGATGAATAACTATagtgaagaaaataaaatggaTGAATTAAATTCATCATTtaacttaaaaaatgaaaaattaagtaatgaagaaaaaaatgataatatttattatgcagatgatataaataataataaacatgataattttaatgatgctaataataaagatgatGCAGAAAATATAAGTATGAATAATTCTTATAGTAGtaagaatataaataatcaaGAACCAAACACAAATATTTCATCAAAACatattaataatactaaTTTGCAAGGGCAATTTCCAATTTTAAGAAATTCAAATTTACCAAATGCCACAACGAATTATAATGATACACAAAACAACGCTAATATGCATTATAATATACAACAAAGTAAAAATGTGAATtcagatataaataatttaccagaaaatatgaaaaacatATTACCAAATGTGAACAATTTTTCACCTAATATAAACTCATTTGCACAAAATGCCGATAATTATCCTCCATCCCCTAATTCATCTACTATTCCAAATTTGACATCTAGTATTCCCAATATATTCCccaatatgaataatatgacgggaaatgaaaaaaatattccatCGAATATGAGTAATATTCCActaaatattaaaagtatGCCACCAAATATGAATGCTTTTCCACCAAATATGAGTTACTTACCACCAAATATGAGTAACTTACCACCAAATATGAGTAACTTACCACCAAATATGAGTAACTTACCACCAAATATGAGTAACTTACCACCAAATATGAATAACTTACCACCAAATATGAGTAACTTACCACCAAATATGAGTAACTTACCACCAAATATGAATAACTTACCACCAAATATGAGTAACTTACCACCAAATATGAGTAACTTACCACCaaatatgaattatttaCCACCTAATGCACCCAATTTACCAATAAATATGAGCAATTTTATGCCAAATATGATGAATCTCCCACCTTATATGATGAAAATGCCAAATATGAAagtgaaaaataataaaatgagtAATACGCCAACTAATTCAATTGATAatgcaaatataaaaaacataaattccgtgaataattataattcatATCAAAATATAACACCAATTCAATTTAATAATAGACCCTATATGCAAAGTAATCCTAATATGAATATTGCAGGACAAGGTTTAAGTGCATCTTATTATTTGCCGTCAAACACTTATTTATCTAACTTTAATATGatgaataataatgaagTAACGCAGATGCCAAATAACCCTTCTTCACAGATTTACTTTTATCAACAACTAAAAAGTGAGGAAGATATATTCCCATCTGATGACAAAGAAGAAGAAATgcatgaagaaaaaaaagaaaatgaagaaaggGAAGgagattatataaaaaatgaaaaaagaaaatataagaaaCATTATGAAGAAGATTtagatatgaaaaataataaaatagaaagtgtttcagataaaaatattcatgaATCTAAAGTATTTtctataataaaagaaaaagctAGAAAATGGAAAATGCTAAACAgcaaaaaatattcaaaaaaaaaaaaatttggtGTCGTAGaggaaaaagaagaaatgcCATGTGAgcatttaagaaaaattgtAAAAGAGCATGGTGATAtgagtaataaaaaatatagatatgATAAAAGAGTTTATTTAGGTGCATTGAAATATATTCCTCATGCagtatataaattattgGAAAATATACCAATGCCTTGGgagcaaataaaaaatacaaaagtaATTTATCATATTACAGGTGCTATAACTTTtgtaaatgaaatatttgtTGTAATAGATCCTTTATATATTGCTCAATGGGGTACTATGTGGATAATGATGAGAAGAGAAAAAAGAGATAGAAAGCATTTTAAGAGAATGAGATTCCCTCCTTTTGATGATGAAGAACCACCATTAGATTATGCAGACAATATATTAGATATAGAGCCATTAGAATGCATACAAATGAAGTTAGATAAAGAAGAAGATAAGAGTGTTATTGATTGGTTTTATGAATCTAAGCCATTattatataacaaaaatcATATAAACGGAACAagctataaaaaatataaattaactCTAGAGCAAATGGGTGTTTTGTATAGATTAGGAAATCAGCTATTCAGTGATTTTCAGGATGACAACTACttctatttatttaatttaaaatctTTTTATACTGCCAAAGCTTTAAATATGGCTATACCAGGAGGACCAAAGTTTGAACCATTATATAGAGATATATATGAAGATGATGAAGATTGGAATGAATTcaatgatattaataaaattattatacgACAACAAATTAGAACAGAATATAAAATCGCATTtccttatttatataataacagACCTAGAAAAATTGCTGTTAGCAAATACCATACTCCTATGTgtgtttatataaaattagaagATATTGATTTGCCACCTTTCTATTTTGATCTTATCATCAATCCTATTCCATCCTATAAAATTAGGAAATTCAACAATAAagacaaaaataaaacaagCTTTGACTTTTACTTAACATATATAAGAAGAGAAATTTACTACGAAGATGTGTTAGGCAATGAGAAAGATATTGaagaaggaaaaaataaaaatatgagaaAAACTCATAGTGATGAAGAGGAAGATGATTATGATAGTAATAGCAATAATTCTAGTGATGTTGGGTATTACactaaaggaaaaaataaaaagagaaagaaagaaaagggtgaaaaagaaacaaaaaaatacaaaaacaaaaaagttataaaaaagcataaagaaaaggaagagaaagaaataaaaaaaaataagaaaggATATAATTCCAATTATGAAATGAGTGATCACGATAGTGATTTGGAAAATCATAGACATAAAAAGAATAGCAACACCAACATGACTGGTAGCGATAGTGTTGATAACAGTGACACGAATGTTTCTAGTAACAAATATAATAACTCAAATAATGTAAGTATCAAGACAAGTAAATATAAAGATGAGCATTATGAGCTTGATAGTACCTTAGAAAACAATTCTTGTGATAATAAtccaaaaaaatattataaaaaaaataaaaaacgaAAGCATTCATACAATGacaatgaaaataaagatcAAGATGAGGATGACTCAAAactaagaaaaaaagaagaaaaaaaaaaaaaaaaaaaaatgattattaaaaaagtagAATATGGTATTCTACCTTTATTACATAATTACCCATTATATACAGAAAGGACAATTAATGGAATACAATTATATCATGCTCCTTAtccatttaataaaaaatgtggATACACTAGAAGAGGCATTGATATTCCATTGGTTCAATCATGGTTTAAGGAACATATATCAACTAAATATCCAGTTAAGGTAAGAGTATCTTACCAGAAACTTTTAAAATGTTGGGTCTTAAACCATCTACATTCTAAAAGGCCCAAGagcatgaaaaaaaaatatttatttcgaATATTTAAGAGCacaaaattttttcaatGCACAGAAATGGATTGGGTAGAAGTGGGTTTACAAGTGTGCAGGCAAGGGTATAATATGTTAAATTTGTTAATTCATcgtaaaaatttaaattatttgcaTTTAGATTACAATTTTAATCTAAAACCTGTAAAAACATTGACTacaaaagaaagaaaaaaatctCGTTTTGGTAATGCATTTCATTTATGCAGAGAGATATTAAGGCTAACAAAATCTATAGTAGATTCCCATGTACAATATAGACTTGGTAATATTGATGCATATCAACTAGCAGATGGAATTCAGTATATATTTTCTCATGTTGGTCAATTAACAGGAATGTATAGATATAAATATAGACTAATGAGACAAGTTAGAATGTGCAAGGatttaaaacatttaatttattatagatTCAATACGGGATCTGTAGGAAAAGGGCCAGGTTGTGGATTTTGGGCCCCTTTATGGAGGGTttggatattttttttaagaggTGTAATACCATTACTAGAAAGATGGCTAAGTAATTTGTTAGCTAGGCAGTTTGAAGGTAGAGTTTCTAAAGGTATAGCCAAAACAGTTACAAAACAAAGGGTAGAAAGTCACTTCGATTTAGAATTAAGAGCTGCAGTTATGCATGATATTATTGATATGATACCTGCAGGgctaaaaaataataagagcAAAGCAAGGTTAATATTACAACATTTAAGTGAAGCCTGGAGGTGTTGGAAAGCTAATATTCCATGGAAAGTTGTTGGGTTGCCTTTACCTGTAGAAAATATGATTATTCGATATATTAAATTGAAAGCAGATTGGTGGATTAATGCAACATACTATAATAGAGAAAGAATAAAAAGGGGTGCTACAGTAGATAAAACAGTTTGTAAGAAAAACTTAGGTAGATTAACAAGGTTATGGTTAAAAGCCGAGCAAGAAAGGCAGcatgaatatttaaaagacGGACCTTATGTTAGTGGAGAAGAAGCTGTCGCTTTATACACTACTGCTATTCATTGGTTCGAGTCCCGTAAATTTACACATATACCATTCCCAcctttaaattataaacatGATACAAAATTACTAATTTTAGCTTTAgagaaattaaaagaaacatTTACTGTTAAAAATAGACTTAATCAATCCCAAAGGGAAGAATTAGGTTTTATTGAACAGGCATACGATAATCCTTATGAAACATTATCAAGAATAAAGAGACATCTATTAACACAAAGAGCTTTTAAAGAAATTTCAATCTCGTTTTTAGATTTATATACTCATTTAGTACCTGTTTACGAAGTAGATccattagaaaaaattactGATGCATATTTAGATCAGTACCTATGGTATGAAGGAGATTTAAGAAACTTGTTTCCTAATTGGGTAAAACCATCAGATAATGAACCACAACCCTTGTTGGTTTATAAAATGTGTCAAGGTATAAATAATTTGCATAATATTTgggaaacaaaaaataatgagTGTGTTGTCATGCTGCAAACTCAGttcaataaaatatatgaaaaaatcgATTTAACATTATTAAATAGATTATTGCGTCTAATTGTTGATCATAATATAGCAGATTATATTACAGCAAAGAATAATACTAATATAACATTTAAAGATATGAATCATATAAATTCTTTTGGTATTATTAGAGGTTTACAGTTTTCCTCATTTGTTTTTCAGTATTATGCTATTATAATTGATCTACTAATATTAGGATTAACAAGAGCCTATGATATTGCAGGACCATATAACGATGTAAATCAATTTCTAAGTTTTCAAAATGTCCATATAGAAACAAGGCATCCAATTAGATTATATTGTAGGTATGTAGATAAAATATGGATATTATTTAAGTTTACTAATGAAGAATCTAAAgatttaattcaaaaatttttaacaGAAAACCCAGACCCCAATAACGAAAATGTTGTTGGTTACAATAACAAAACTTGCTGGCCTAGAGATTGCAGAATGAGGAAAATGAAGCATGATGTTAATTTAGGTAGAGCAACATTTTGGGAAATACAAAATAGAATACCTAGATCTTTAACATCTTTAGATTGGGATCATTATAACACATTTGTCAGTGTTTATTCTAGAGATAATCCTaacttattattttctattgcAGGATTTGAAGTACGTATATTACCAAAAATTAGACAATTAAGTTACggtttaaatatatatacctcttatataaatgaatataataaaaaggaattaaATGGGGGTGAAAAGGGTAATGataataacttaaaaaataacGAAGAAAAttcttatgaaaaaaatgtagTAATATCATCTAGTGGAAAAGAAGGAACGTGGAAATTACAAAATGAAGTAACAAAAGAAATTACAGCAGAAGCTTATTTAAAAGTTTCAGAAAATAGTATGAAAAGATTTGAAAATAGAGTTAGGCAAATATTAATGTCTTCGGGAAGTACTACTTTCACAAAAATTGCAAATAAATGGAATACAACATTAATTGGTTTAATGACATATTTTAGAGAAGCTGTCTTAGATACAGAAGAGTTATTAGATTTATTAGTAAAatgtgaaaataaaatacaaacACGTATTAAAATTGGTCTAAATTCTAAAATGCCATCTCGTTTTCCACCTGTTGTTTTTTATACTCCTAAAGAATTAGGAGGTTTAGGTATGTTATCAATGGGTCATATATTAATACCAGAGTCTGATCTAAGATATATGAAACAAACGGATAATGGAAAAATAACTCATTTTAGAGCCGGTTTATCTCATGAAGAAGATCAGTTAATTCCAAAtttatatagatatatatcTACATGGGAAAGTGAATTTTTAGAAAGCCAAAGAGTCTGGTGTGAATATGCATTAAAAAGGAATGAATGCCATAaccaaaataaaaaaattactttagAAGATTTAGAAGATTCATGGGACAAAGGTATACCAAGAATAAATACGCTTTTTCAAAAGGATAGACATACATTAGCTTATGATAAAGGATGGAGAATAAGGCAGCTGTTTAAGCAATACcaaattattaaaagtaaTCCATTCTGGTGGACTAATCAAAGACATGACGGAAAATTATGGaacttaaataattataggACAGATATGATTCAAGCATTAGGTGGTGTAGAAGGCATACTAGAACACACTTTATTTAAAGGAACATTTTTTCCTACTTGGGAAGGATTATTTTGGGAAAAAGCAAGTGGATTTGAGGAATctatgaaatataaaaaactaACAAATGCTCAAAGAAGTGGTTTAAATCAAATTCCTAACAGAAGATTTACATTATGGTGGTCCCCAACGATTAACAGAGCAAATGTTTATGTAGGATTTCAGGTACAATTAGATTTAACAGGTATATTTATGCATGGAAAAATTCCtactttaaaaatatcattaaTACAAATTTTTCGTGCACATTTGTGGCAAAAAATTCATGAATCACTCGTTATGGATATATGTCAAGTTTTTGATTTAAATTGTGATTTACTAGATATTGAAACAGTACAAAAAGAAACTATTCATCCACGAAAATCTTATAAAATGAATAGTTCATGTGCAGATATTTTATTGTTTGCAAATTATAAATGGGGGATTTCCAAACCATCTTTATTATCTGATGAAGATAACATATTTAGTAATAACACAGAAGTAAAAGCAAATAACCCTTTATCGTTTAGTTCTTATCCATATACATCAAATCAGTATTGGATAGATATACAATTAAGATGGGGTGATTTTGATTCACATGATATTGAAAGGTATAGCAGAGCTAAATTCTTGGATTACACTACTGATAATTTATCTATTTACCCTTGTTTAACAGGAGTTTTAATAGGAATAGATTTAgcttataatttatattctgCTTATGGGAATTGGTTTAACAACTTAAAACCTTTAATGCAAAAGGcattacaaaaaattattcaatcCAATCCTTCACTATATGTTTTAAGAGAAAGGATAAGAAAAGGTTTGCAATTGTATTCCTCAGAGCCAACAGAACCATATTTAAATAcacaaaattataatgaattGTTTTCTTCTCAAACTATATGGTTTGTTGATGATACAAATGTTTATAGAGTTACTATTCATAAAACATTTGAAGGAAATTTAACAACTAAACCAATCAATGGtgctatatttatattaaaccCCAAAACAGGAcaattgtttttaaaaattatacataCTTCTGTATGGATAGGTCAAAAACGTTTATCTCAATTAGCTAAATGGAAAACTGCTGAGGAAGTCGCTTCTTTAATTAGATCCTTACCTATTGAAGAACAGCCAAAACAAATTATCGTTACTAGAAAAGGAATGTTAGATCCATTAGAAGTACATTTATTAGATTTTcctaatattataataaaaggaACGGAACTAAATTTACCTTTTCAAGCTTTACTAAAACTTAATAAAATAGGGGATTTAATTTTGAAAGCTACTCAACCACAAATGCTTCTATTCAATTTATATGATGATTGGTTAAACAATATTTCTTCCTTTACAGCATTTAGTagattaattttaattttaagaaGTTTGCATATAAATCCTCAGCaaacaaaaattttgttgcaaccaaataaaaatataatcacTCAACCTCATCATATATGGCcttcatttaataataatcaaTGGATTCATTTAGAAGTACAACTTAAAGATCTTATTTTAAATGACTATTCCAAGAGAAATAATGTGCATATAGCATCATTAACACAAAACGAAATAAGAGATATTTTGTTAGGTATGGAAATAACTCCTCCATCAATACAGAGACAACAAATTGcagaattagaaaaaaataacttgGATAATATTGAACAACAAATGAAGGTTACTACATCTAAAACAACTACTAAACATGGTAATGAAATTATTGTATCTACTTTATCTCCTCATGAACAACAAACATTTACCACAAAAACTGATTGGAAAATTAGATATCTAGCAAATagttctttattatttagaacaaaaaatatatatgttaataaTGCTTTGAAAAATACCAATCCAGATAACATTACTAGTATTAATTCAATTAATGATTATACATATGTAATTgctaaaaatttattagaaaaGTTTATATGCATATCagatttaaaaatacaaGTGGGTGGATTTTTATACGGTTCTTCACCACCAGATAATTCTTATGTGAAAGAAATTAAGTGTATACTTATACCTCCGCAAATAGGAAATTATCAATCAGTAACTTTATCTAATTATTTACCATCTAGtaaatatttagaaaatttagAAATTCTAGGATGGATACACACACAAACAACTAATTGTTCTAATACAAGTAATCATTTAACTACTTATGATATGGTCACTCATTTATCTTTTTTGCAAGAATGTAAAATGAAaacatcaaaaaaaaaatcagaaGGAAATGTTTCTGATGAAGAAGCAGCAGATGATATTAATGAAGATAATGTAGAATTATGCAAGACTTGGgataaaaacaaaacaaTTATACTTACATGTTCTTTTACACCTGGTAGTTGTACTATTAATGCTTATAAATTAACTGAGGAAGGTTATTCTTTtgctaaaaataaaaaaaattcatctGATTTATATGCATTTcctaatattaataatttatatgaacaagtacaaatattattatcaaatGTTTTTGTTGGTTTCTTTTTAATACCCGAAGATAATATATGGAATTACAATTTAATGggaattaaatttaataataatcaaAAATATTCAGCTCAATTAGACATACCTCAACCATTTTATGCTGATATCCATAGGCCTAATCACTTTTTACAATTTTCTTTACTCGATCAACATGATGGAGATGAAGCAGATATTGAAACAtctttcatttaa